The Erythrobacter sp. SDW2 region AGGCGTGCAAGGAAGCGGCGAGCTGGCCGGTTGACCTTGGGGTTGCCGTCAATGTTTCCGCTGTGCAGTTCGGCAATGCGGACCTGCCGCTGGTGGTCAAGAACGCGTTGCAGGCTTCGGGGCTTGCGCCGTATCGGCTCGAACTCGAGCTGACCGAAAGCGTCTTTATCGGTGACCCGGCGACAACGAAGGACATGTTCCAAAGCCTCAAACGGCTGGGAATCAAGCTGGCGCTGGATGATTTCGGGACCGGCTATTCTTCGCTCGGCTACCTGAAGACCGCTCCGTTCGACAAGATCAAGATCGACCAGAGTTTCGTGCGCGGAGCGACCGAGCCGGACAACAATAACGCCGCCATCATCACCGCCATCGTCAGTCTCGCCAACGCGCTGGGCATGACCACCGTGGCCGAAGGTGTCGAGGCAGTGGATGAGCTTGAACTGGTGACCGGGCTGGGTGCCAAGCTTATCCAGGGCTGGATATTCTCCAAGGCAATGCCACAAGCCGAGGTCCTGGAGCGGCTCGACAGCGGGCAGCTCAAATACGAAGCCCATGGCCCGGCCAAGCACCGTGCTGATCGCATTTCCATGTTCCGACGCATCGGCGTGATCCATGAGGATCATCGTTACGAGGCGGTTATGCGTAACCTTTCCAAGACCGGCGCGCGCATCGAGGGCATCCTCGACGTGCCGCTTGGCACCGACCTCGTGCTCGATCTTGGCGGAGGGCAGCTCGCCGTTTGCAAGGTTCGCCGTTCTGAGGGACCTGAGCAGGGCGTGGAGTTCGAAGTGCCGTTGATCAGCGATGGTGCCGATGGCCTGTGTACCCGCCATCGCATATCGCCCTATATGCTTGCTGCGGCCGGCATGCCGCTCGCAGCCTTGCCGCCTGGCCACTACCAGATGCCGCATAGCGACCGGTCCAAGTCGCCACCGAGATTCCTCCAGATCGACCTGACCAGCGACAAGGCGCGCAAGGAGCGGTGACAAGCGGGCAGGGCGGGCGATAGTCCCTGCTGACAAGCCTCAATGGTGCGGCTAATGGGGCGGCGATGACCGACCTCTCCAAGATCCGCAATTTTTCGATCATAGCCCACATCGACCATGGCAAGTCGACGCTCGCCGACCGGCTGATCCAGGCCACGGGCGGGTTGACCGAGCGCGAGATGTCCGAGCAAGTGCTTGATAACATGGACATCGAGAGGGAGCGCGGGATCACGATCAAGGCCCAGACCGTGCGCCTCAGCTATACCGCGAAGGATGGCGAGACCTACGAGCTCAACCTGATGGACACCCCCGGCCACGTCGACTTCGCCTATGAGGTGTCGCGCTCGCTGGCCGCCTGCGAAGGCGCGCTGCTGGTGGTCGACGCGGCGCAGGGGGTCGAGGCGCAGACGCTCGCCAATGTCTACCAGTCGATCGAGCACGACCACGAGATCGTCCCCGTCATCAACAAGATCGACCTGCCCGCCGCCGAGCCCGAGATGGTCCGCAAGGAGATCGAGGACATCATCGGCATCGACGCCTCCGAAGCCGTCCTCACCAGCGCCAAATCGGGCATCGGCATCGAGGACGTGCTCGAGGCCGTCGTCGCCAAGATCCCCCCTCCGAAGGGCGACCGCGACGCCCCGCTCACCGCCAGCCTGGTCGACAGCTGGTACGATCCCTACCTCGGCGTGGTTATCCTCGTCCGGGTGATCGACGGGGTCCTGAAGAAGGGCCTCAACGTCAGGTTCATGCAGGGCGGCACGCAGCATCTGGTCGACCGCGTCGGCTGCTTCACCCCGAAACGCACCGACCTGCCCGAAATCGGCCCGGGCGAGATCGGCTTCATCACCGCGCAGATCAAGGAGGTCGAGCAGGCCCGCGTCGGTGACACCATCACCACGGTCAAGAACGGCGCCACCCAGGCGCTGCCCGGCTACAAGGAAGTGCAGCCGGTGGTGTTCTGCGGCCTGTTCCCGGTCGACGCCGCGGACTTCGAGAAGCTGCGCGAGAGCATCGGCAAGCTGCGGCTCAACGACGCCTCCTTCTCCTACGAGATGGAAAGCTCCGCCGCGCTGGGCTTCGGCTTCCGCTGCGGCTTCCTCGGCCTGCTGCACCTGGAGATCATCCAGGAACGGCTCAGCCGCGAATACGACCTCGACCTCATCACCACCGCGCCCAGCGTGGTTTACCGCGTGCACCTCGGCCATACCAAGAACGAGGATGCCAAGGTGATCGATATCCACAACCCGGCCGACTGGCCCGACGTCAACCGGATCGACACGATCGAGGAACCGTGGATCAAGGCCACGATCTACACGCCGGACGAATATCTCGGCAGCATCCTCAAGCTGTGCCAGGACCGGCGCGGCATCCAGACCAACCTCACCTATGTCGGCGGGCGCGCGCAGGTGACCTACGAGCTGCCGCTGAACGAGGTGGTGTTCGACTTCTATGACCGGCTGAAGAGCATCTCCCGCGGCTATGCCAGCTTCGACTACGAACAGATCGGCACGCGCGAGGGCGACCTCGTCAAGATGAACATCATGGTCAATGCCGAGCCGGTCGACGCGCTGAGCCTGATCGTCCACCGCAGCGTGGCGGAGGAGCGCGGCCGCGGCATGTGCGAGCGGCTGAAAGACCTCATCCCGCGCCACCTGTTCAAGATCCCGATCCAGGCGGCCATTGGAGGCAAGATCATCGCCCGCGAAACCATCGCCGCGCTGCGCAAGGACGTGACGGCGAAGTGTTACGGCGGGGATATTTCGCGCAAGAAGAAGCTGCTGGAGAAGCAGAAGAAGGGCAAGGCGCGGATGCGGGAGTATGGCAATGTGAGCATTCCGCAAGAAGCGTTTATTGCCGCGCTGCGGATGGGCGAGGAGTAGGCAGTTCGGGCAAAAGGCCAAGGGGGGACTCGAACCCCCGACCTATGGATTATGAATCCATTGCTCTATCCAGCTGAGCTACAAGGGCATAGGCCTTTCGGCCCGAACGTCACAACTGTAACTGTCAGATCGAGAATTGCAAAGGCGTATCGCTCAAGACCAATGAGAGACATCATAAAAATTATTCTCGCCTTTAGGGCACTCGTCGCGCAGCATGATGGCACCTCGTTTCGCAGATACTTCTTCGATTCCATATACTTGGACGGAATGACCACATCGCGTGCATTCTAAATCGAGGCAAGATACGTCTCCATAGTCGCTCTCAGTTGTGCTTTCAACAATTTCAACCGTGATCTTCACTTTTGCCTCCATCACTTCAAATTGACGACATCTGATGCATCGCGCCGAGCTTTGCGTTGTAGTGCGCGTTCAATTTCCTGATCCACTCTATGTCTGGCACGTCTCCTTAAGCGCCTAACTTGGCTGTGAATCTTTTTTCCTTTCGTTCCAAACTCTTCGACAGACCGCGCTACGTAGGTCCAAAAAGTCCATCTCTTGTTTGAAGAGGTTGGCTCGAACTTCTCAACCCGGCCGAATCGCTTTGTGAATTCCTCAAAATTGAACAGATCACAGAGTTCATCGTAAGTCTTTGTGGGGTAGCGCTTTATTGTCGCCTCCGCTTGATTGCGGGCTACCGATGCAACCTTGCGATAGAGGTTTGACATCGTTGAATCTCGGAGGAAAACGCTCTGCCCATCATAGCGGAAGCCAAGGTACTCGAGTCCATTTCTGCCCTTTCCAGCTATTAACGCTGGTTCTTGAGCATCACCATTTTGCGTGTAGCGCACTAGTGACGACTTCTCCGGCTTGATGACAAGCTGTTCGCCATGCTCTCGGATGCGGGTGGGCAGTTCATCCATGATCTCTTGGGCCTTTTCGACCGAGACCGGCAAGATTAAGAGAATATCGTCCGAATACCGGACATAGCTTCCGCCCAAGCCGACAGCGAGCTCGTTCATCTCAACATCGAAGTCTATTAGATATAGGTTGGCTAGTAGGTCTGAAATCGGCGCGCCCTGTGGGATGCCGAAGGGCTTCATGTTGGGTTCGACAAGGGAATCGTATTCGCCGTTTTCACCGAGAATCTTCTGCCGAAATTCGTGTGGCGAGCAAAGCTGGGTCGGAATTTCGTCATAGGGCGTGAGATAACCGTGGATCGGATCTCCGCGCGTCGTGGTGCTTTTCACGCCGTAGAAACCGAGCCGCTCATAAGCTTTTACCCTGTCCACAACACGATATTTAGTGATGTTCTTAAAAACGGCGAAGTGGTCCGCAGAAAGGCGCTCTTCGCCCAGCAAGCGACACCAAAGTGCCTTCAATCGTTCGTGATCTATGGATTCAAAATAGCTGCTGATGTCGACGGCAATTGCGCAGCAGTTGCCAAGCTCGTGGATTCGATCAAATGCCTCACGGGCAAACTGGATATTGCACTTACCTCGCCGTCTGCCAGCAGTTGTGGGGATACGCCTGTACGCGATTGGACAGTGGCTGATACCAAGGCGGCTAAGTTCAGCCTCGTATGGCCCACTAAGCAAATGCCGATAATATGCGAATATGTATGAGTCTCGACGCGATGCATAGCGAATAGGACGGTCCTTCGCCTTGGGTTTGGGAGCTTTGCTCCCCTTTTCCCGGCGGAAAGGCTGCCATTTTTTGGTGTAGCGCAGAAGGGGAAAGAAGCTGTTAGCAGCGACTCTCTTAGGATCAGTGACCAATGCAACGATTTCGTCTGGCTTTAATACTTGATCAAAATGTGGATAGCGTTTGAGATCGCTTTTCTTCAGAATCCATTCCGGCATCGGCCTCTCCTCAACGAGAGGGGGCGGCAGTAACCGGTCCCATCCGGTTAACACTACCGCCCCGCACCGTTGGCAACGAGCTGGGCGAACCCTGCTCTGTCTGGAATGTATTCGACGAAGTCGAGTATGCTGTCGCCGTCACGGCTATCGCGTGTATCGCGATGGTCGATTGGCGGAATTCGCTCTTCTCGGCATTCAACGGAGTTGCCTCTATGACTATCCGCTTTGCGCTTCGGTTCGCGTTCATCCTTTACAGTCACAACTACGTACTCTGCCCCCCAAGTGAGCAGATGTGACTAAGATGGCTGCACCAGCCTAACTTTTCAATAGCCGACGCAAGAGATCTTGCGTTTATCAACGGAATCCTGGCGCTTTTGGGCAGAAGCGTGCATTAGGTAAGGCTCACGCCGCTCGAACAAAGCGAACCTGAACGAATGACCTTCGGTGTTTTCATGCACAAAGATGGGTCGATCTACGACGACATCCCTGAGGCGCATTACCAGTTTCCGAAGATCTATCTCAGCCGCGCCCAGCAGATGGTCGGCGACTGGGTTGTCTATCGCGAGCCGGTGAAGCTGCCGCAATCGAAGGGTTTCTTCGCAGTAGCGAAGGTCGAGAAGATCATTCCCGATCCCGTCGAGCCAGACCGCTATCGTGCCTTGATCGAAGAGGGCAGCTTTCTGCCGTTCGAGCCGACCGTTCCGCACATGGTCGATGGCCAGCCGGTCGAACGCGATCTAGCCAATGCGCAAGCGGCGGTCCGTCCGCTTTCCAACTCCGATTTCCGCCGCATCATCTCGCTCGGGCTTCCCGAGGACGACACGCTGCCGCGCATTGGCGAACTCGAAACGCCGAACCGCGTGCAGGATAATCCGCAAATGCCGTTCGAGATCGAGCGGCCCATCGTGCAGACGCTGCTCAATCGTCCCTTCCGCGACCGCGCATTTCGCCGCGCGGTTCTGTACGCCTATGACGGGCGCTGTGCGGTGACAGGGTGGAAGCTGGTCAACGGTGGTGGCCGTCTGGAGGCGGAGGCGGCGCATATCCGCCCGGTCGAGCACGGCGGACCGGACAGTCTGCGCAACGGCTTGGCCCTGTCAGGCACCGCGCACTGGATGTTTGACCGCGGGCTGATCGGCCTGACCGATAGCCTCGACATCATGGTCTCTCGGCAGGTCAACGACCCATCCAGCGTGGAGGCGATCATCAACCCCACGCGCAAGGCCATCGTGCCCACAAGAGAATCCGAACGCCCGCACCCGCAATTTCTCGCATGGCACCGCGAGCATTGTTTCAAGCATTAGCTTCTCCCATCTTCGTCATCCCGGGCTTGACCCGGGATCCCGCTTTTCTTTGGTTCAGGGGCTGGGCTGCTTGGCGGGGAGGAAGGTAGCGGGACCCCGGATCAAGTCCGGGGTGACGGATAAAGGTTGATGGGAACGACGCTGGCGCGTCCGCACCACCCCCAACCCCCTCCTCTGAAGAAGAGGGGGCTTTGTGCTCCATCACCAAGAGCGATCCTTGAACGCTCTTCCCGCGGACACGCCTACTCCTCATCCAGCCACCGCCAGTCCTCTTCCGCGCCCTCGGGCAGGAAGGGCTCCAGCTCGTCCTCTTCCGACACGATCCCCTCCAGTTCGCCGCATTCCTTCCAGTCGCCGTCGCGGACCATGGCGAAGGCGGGGCCTTGGGCGCCTTCGGGCGGGCCATCCTCCTCGCGGCGGTGCATGGCGGCGAGTTCGGCCAGCTTGGCCTGCCAAAAGCGACTCTGGGCCTCGATCTCGGGCAGGGTCATCGTTACCGGGTCGAAATGTTCGATCATCGCGGCGTTGATGTCGTCCTTCTCGGCGCGGGTGGCGACGGGGACGGTGAGGGACATGCCCAGCCGTTCGAAGCGGCCCCCACCCCCAACCCCCTCCCCTGAAGGGGAGGGGGCTATGTCGCCGTCGCTGCCCGACAGTCGGAAGGCCCCCGGATCGAAATAGCTCGCGGAGAGGCGGCGGCCGTCTTCGGCGCGCATGTTCATCCTGAGGCAGAACATCAGCAGCCGGTCGTTCTTGACCCGGCGGAAGCCCTTGAGCTTGCCGCCGACGAACACGGGGGAGAGCTGGCCGTTGAGCGCGCGTTCGAACGCCTCGTCCTTCAGCCGCTGCACGCCGAAGTCGAGTGCGGCCTCCCATGCGCGGCGGAAGCCTTCCGCGCCGGGGCGGCGGCGCAGGTAATAGGCGCCTTCGGGGCTCATGTTGACATGCATCGCGGCGCGCTTGACGCTGCCGGTGTCGGCGAGCGCGCCGATGAAGGCGCGCTGGCGCTCGGGCGTCCAGCCGTCGTGGCGCGGCTTGACGGGGACGGGCGGGAAGGCGGGCAGGTGGTGGCCGGCGGCCTCCATCTCGGCCAGCGGGGTGCGCGTCTCGCGCGGGTCCTTGCGGCGGGTCATCGGGGGGAGTGTCTCCTGGTCGGTGGGCAACCGGCCAGGGTGAAGCAGAAAACGCGCGTGTAGGAAAATTGAGAGTCTTTGTGTGCGCACGGCCTCCGCCGTGCGATATCCTCGCTCAAGGGGCCTGCGGCCCAATCGCTGCGGGCGCCCGGTCGGGCTTGCGGTCGGCTAGTCGCCGACCGTGCTCCGCAGCCAGGCCGCGTACTTAGCTCCTTACCTGACCCGAGCCGTGCACCAGGTACTTGAAGCTGCACAGTTGCTCGAGCCCGACAGGGCCGCGGGCGTGCATCTTGCCCGTCGCAATGCCGATCTCCGCGCCCATGCCGAACTCGCCGCCGTCGGCGAACTGGGTGGAGGCGTTGTGCATCACGATGGCGCTGTCGATCGCGGCCATGAAGCGGCGGGCGGCCTCGGCGTCCTCGGTGATGATCGCGTCGGTGTGATGGCTGCTGTGCGTTTCGACCCAGTCGATCGCCTGGTCGAGCCCGTCGACCAGCTTCACGCTGGCGATGGGGCCGAGGTATTCGGTGCTCCAGTCCTCCTCGCTGGCCAAGGCGATGCGCCCGTCGAGCGCGACCGCCTCGGCATCGCCGCGCAGCTCGCAGTCGGCGCCCATGGCTTCGGCGAGGGCGGGGACGAAGGCGGGCGCGATGGCGCGGTCCACCACCACGCTCTCGGTCGCGCCGCAGATGCCGGTCCGGCGCAGCTTGGCGTTGCGTATGATCGCGACCGCCTTGGCGACATCGGCCGCTTCGTGGACGTAGGAATGGCAGTTGCCGTCGAGATGCAGGAGCGTGGGCACGCTGGCCTGGTCGCGCACCAGCGCGACCAGGCCGCGCCCGCCGCGCGGGATGACGAGGTCGACGAATTCGTCGGCCTTGAGCAGTTCGGCCACCGCCTCGCGGCTGGTGGTCTGGACGGTCTGCACCGCGTCCTCGGGCAGGCCCGCCGCGCGGAGCCCGGCCTGCATGGCGCGGACGATCTCGCGGGTCGAATGGCGGCTCTCGCTCCCCCCGCGCAGGATCACCGCATTGCCGCTCTTGAGGCACAGCGCGCTGGCATCGGCGCCGACATTGGGCCGGCTTTCGTAGATCATGCCGATCACGCCGATGG contains the following coding sequences:
- the lepA gene encoding translation elongation factor 4; the encoded protein is MTDLSKIRNFSIIAHIDHGKSTLADRLIQATGGLTEREMSEQVLDNMDIERERGITIKAQTVRLSYTAKDGETYELNLMDTPGHVDFAYEVSRSLAACEGALLVVDAAQGVEAQTLANVYQSIEHDHEIVPVINKIDLPAAEPEMVRKEIEDIIGIDASEAVLTSAKSGIGIEDVLEAVVAKIPPPKGDRDAPLTASLVDSWYDPYLGVVILVRVIDGVLKKGLNVRFMQGGTQHLVDRVGCFTPKRTDLPEIGPGEIGFITAQIKEVEQARVGDTITTVKNGATQALPGYKEVQPVVFCGLFPVDAADFEKLRESIGKLRLNDASFSYEMESSAALGFGFRCGFLGLLHLEIIQERLSREYDLDLITTAPSVVYRVHLGHTKNEDAKVIDIHNPADWPDVNRIDTIEEPWIKATIYTPDEYLGSILKLCQDRRGIQTNLTYVGGRAQVTYELPLNEVVFDFYDRLKSISRGYASFDYEQIGTREGDLVKMNIMVNAEPVDALSLIVHRSVAEERGRGMCERLKDLIPRHLFKIPIQAAIGGKIIARETIAALRKDVTAKCYGGDISRKKKLLEKQKKGKARMREYGNVSIPQEAFIAALRMGEE
- a CDS encoding reverse transcriptase/maturase family protein — its product is MPEWILKKSDLKRYPHFDQVLKPDEIVALVTDPKRVAANSFFPLLRYTKKWQPFRREKGSKAPKPKAKDRPIRYASRRDSYIFAYYRHLLSGPYEAELSRLGISHCPIAYRRIPTTAGRRRGKCNIQFAREAFDRIHELGNCCAIAVDISSYFESIDHERLKALWCRLLGEERLSADHFAVFKNITKYRVVDRVKAYERLGFYGVKSTTTRGDPIHGYLTPYDEIPTQLCSPHEFRQKILGENGEYDSLVEPNMKPFGIPQGAPISDLLANLYLIDFDVEMNELAVGLGGSYVRYSDDILLILPVSVEKAQEIMDELPTRIREHGEQLVIKPEKSSLVRYTQNGDAQEPALIAGKGRNGLEYLGFRYDGQSVFLRDSTMSNLYRKVASVARNQAEATIKRYPTKTYDELCDLFNFEEFTKRFGRVEKFEPTSSNKRWTFWTYVARSVEEFGTKGKKIHSQVRRLRRRARHRVDQEIERALQRKARRDASDVVNLK
- a CDS encoding HNH endonuclease, with amino-acid sequence MTFGVFMHKDGSIYDDIPEAHYQFPKIYLSRAQQMVGDWVVYREPVKLPQSKGFFAVAKVEKIIPDPVEPDRYRALIEEGSFLPFEPTVPHMVDGQPVERDLANAQAAVRPLSNSDFRRIISLGLPEDDTLPRIGELETPNRVQDNPQMPFEIERPIVQTLLNRPFRDRAFRRAVLYAYDGRCAVTGWKLVNGGGRLEAEAAHIRPVEHGGPDSLRNGLALSGTAHWMFDRGLIGLTDSLDIMVSRQVNDPSSVEAIINPTRKAIVPTRESERPHPQFLAWHREHCFKH
- a CDS encoding glutamate-5-semialdehyde dehydrogenase, whose protein sequence is MTDQSLDPSIHVRQLGTAARKAARVLASASTEAKNAALLEAAKALRAAAPALLEANARDVAGVEGSKDAAFIDRLRLTEDRVEGMATALEDIAALPDPVGRVLATFERPNGLVIERVAVPIGVIGMIYESRPNVGADASALCLKSGNAVILRGGSESRHSTREIVRAMQAGLRAAGLPEDAVQTVQTTSREAVAELLKADEFVDLVIPRGGRGLVALVRDQASVPTLLHLDGNCHSYVHEAADVAKAVAIIRNAKLRRTGICGATESVVVDRAIAPAFVPALAEAMGADCELRGDAEAVALDGRIALASEEDWSTEYLGPIASVKLVDGLDQAIDWVETHSSHHTDAIITEDAEAARRFMAAIDSAIVMHNASTQFADGGEFGMGAEIGIATGKMHARGPVGLEQLCSFKYLVHGSGQVRS